The sequence TTTGTCGTCTGCAAACACAATCGTAAAGAGCTATTGACCGAGCGCCGtagaaataaatgtaattgtCATTAATGCATTGATTATAGTAGGCATACCGGCAATTCCATGATATTTATTTACTAGCATTCTCAGTCAATGTAAGCTTTCGACACATCTTACAAGTGTTTCAGGtaaatgaaagctgaaactGTTGTGGATCAGTGGATCGATCATTTAACATTGGTCCTGTCATCACTATCTGTGCTCCCTCAGCAGGTGCATTTGATGATGCAGTTGAGGAGAGGGTGATAAATGAGGAGTACAAGATCTGGAAGAAAAATACACCCTTCCTGTATGACCTGGTTATGACCCATGCTTTAGAGTGGCCCAGCCTCACTGCCCAGTGGCTGCCTGACGTCTCCAGGTACAGACTTTTACAATGCGCCTGTGGTAGTTTTCGCACATGTATACCGATAtgcactctctcactcacactctcaaTAAGTGTGAATGGCACTAAtgataaagatttttttcctgcttgCCAGGCCAGAGGGGAAGGATTACAGTGTGCACCGGCTGGTGTTGGGCACTCACACATCCGATGAACAGAATCACCTGGTTATTGCCAGTGTCCAGCTGCCCAATGATGACGCCCAGTTTGATGCTTCACATTATGACAGTGAAAAAGGAGGTTAGAGAGTTGTACAGTCATATATCATGTGTTGCTTATTTGTAGAAGCTCcatacattttaaagaaacatgACATTAATCTTGTTGTAAGCTGATTAACATGGGGTAAAAAATAATACTAAAATGACTGGATAAAGTGGAGTAAAAGacatttattgaaaaaaaaaaaagtgatttgcATACAATTGTAGCATGTAACATAGCGATGCCTCATTGCTATGTTCAGTGACCTTTATGATTAGACTGATTTGGACAGATTAGAGTTACCTTCCATAAGTCAATTGCCTTCAACCAAAAAAAGTATGTAGTGTGCTCCATATCGTGTCCATATACTATTAACGTATTTCCTTGCAGAATTTGGAGGCTTTGGCTCAGTAAGTGGCAAGATTGAGATAGAAATCAAGATCAGCCATGAAGGAGAGGTAAACCGGGCTCGCTATATGCCCCAAAACCCCTGCATCATCGCCACAAAGACCCCTACCTCAGACGTGTTGGTGTTTGACTATACCAAGCACCCCTCCAAGCCAGGTACCTAGATCatacacaatacaaacacatcATGATGACTGTGACACATCATGATGACCAGCTCATTTCGACTGTATGCGTACTCTATGATAGATTCGGACACTGTGCATTAATATCATTGTCTGCAGATGCTTCAGGAGAGTGTCGTCCAGATCTGCGTCTCAGAGGCCATCAGAAAGAAGGTTATGGTCTCTCCTGGAATCCGAATTTGTCTGGCTCTCTGCTTAGTGCGTCAGATGACCATGTAAGAGAAAAGCTGGGTCATTCCTGTGTTGTTATCTAGCATCTTTCCGTATTTGGGGAATTTAATTGAGATGGCAATTTAAACATATTTCTCACAATGAACTCATGCTGCATTTCATGAGATTTTGATTACTGATGAGTTTTTATGTCATCTTTCCTAATCTAGACAGTCTGTCTGTGGGACATAAGTGCAGTGCCAAAGGAGGGAAAGATAGTAGATGCGAAGACGATCTTCACGGGTCACACTGCTGTGGTGGAAGACGTCTCCTGGCACTTGCTCCATGAGTCACTCTTCGGCTCTGTTGCAGATGACCAGAAGCTCATGATGTTAGAAACTTGAGTATAAGCAAAATTCCCCTGAAAGTTATGTGGTTTTGCAGCGTCCATGGAATGATACCTGtcatttttcacttcagttgGGACACTCGATCGAACAACACCTCCAAACCCAGCCATGCAGTAGACGCCCACACAGCAGAGGTCAACTGTTTGTCATTTAACCCTTACAGCGAGTTCATCCTTGCCTCTGGGTCTGCAGACAAGGTAATGCAATATCCTGCAACATCTTTATTGTTGCTTTTTAGTTTACAGCATGGGATTTAACTCTGTAATATGTGCCTGCTGCTTGTTGACTAATGGTGTCAACTTATACTTACATGGAAAAATTAACTGTTAACTAACTTCTAGAACTAGTGTTGCATAAACTTCCATCAGTCATGGGAGTTTGATTTCCCCACATGGGTCCTGATGATGTGCTTTTGTTGCAGGATGACAATTGCCAAAAATGTCAGTCTACATAACTTTGTTTACTTTACTTGGTTCATTTGTAAAACAAGACAGTATGAACAGGAACCGGACCCTTTTTCCCCTTTAGTCAGGACCAAATGAACCGACCTACAGATGTGAATAAGCCATAAATGAACACTGATAATATTGTTGCGGTTTTGTAACTGCAGTGTTCAGAAAGTTATGTGTAATATGTCTGTCTTGCTCGCAGACTGTTGCTCTGTGGGACTTGAGAAACTTGAAATTGAAGCTGCATTCCTTTGAGTCACACAAAGATGAGATCTTCCAGGTAAGATATTTatcattcttcacattttttgaaaaagtaTAGGATGCAAATCTGTTAAAAGACAATGGAAGAGATTGGCTCATGTTCGTGCCATTATTGACTGAAATCTCTCAAATTGTCCTTTTGAAGAATTTTTGATGTTTAAGTTTGAAACATCAGCACTTGCTCACTCTGAGATTAATGCTCCTGACAACCTCTTTGAGACAAGAGTTTCAGTATTCTGTCTGGCGCTGCAGGGTGACCTAATTTGAATTTTGTGACTGACTATTGCAGGTTCAGTGGTCACCTCATAATGAGACCATACTGGCATCCAGTGGAACAGACCGTCGTCTCAACGTCTGGGACCTCAGGTAACGTGCTGTAGCACAGTCATTGAAACTAACGGCTCTATGGATCCCAAGTCTATGAAATTGGAGCTACATTTCTTTGACTAAGATGCAAGGGAAAGAGGGATGTGAGGGAAGTGTGGATTCAATGTCATAGGCTTGGGATGTATCAGAGAGATGAATGGACAAAATGTCCTTTCTACAGGAAGCGGTGTTCATTTCTGATGATGATTGCAAAGCTGAATCTGCTGCATAAAGGTGCTCGTGTCTGTTGTTACTATTAAATTCGCACCAACACAAATGGTAGCCTCCATCCTCCCATACTTTATGACTTCATTTAGACACATTCATTGGTTTGTGTATTAAATGAATTTACACTGTCGGTGAGCTTTATGGCATAAAACAGGTTGTAGATGAAAGAAACTTAATCGAAACATGACAGTTTTCAGGATCTctgtcttcttgcataaaatatCATTGCACTTTGGAGTCCTAAATGTAGGCACGTCTCAGTTACCACGATTcattacaaaaaagaaactaaCAGGGACTTAAGGaacaggagctgctgtttttttgccTTCTCATTCAAATGTGCCAAATGTAGGGGCACAGTGTGGTATTTTGTTCAGCTCAAAATCTTCCATGAAGTTTGCTTGTGTGTATCCTTGCTCATGGTTCCTTGGAGATCCATCCGAGCTCCTCAGTCCGAGCTCCTTGGAGCAGAGATTAGAGCATTGGAACATCCTGCAAGACAGCGGGCCAGAACTACCTGTATTGAGGAGTGAATAAATATGAAGAGACTTTGGATCTACCCTGTGACTGCTAAAGAACAGACTACTTGAAGACTCTTTGCCTCTTAAACATCCCCAGTGGACATTTGAATTGCAAATGTCCAAACCATTTCCTCAAAGTGGTACAGCACTATccacattcacccattcacaaaTGCACCAAAGGGTGCTGACATGCTCATCAGAACCGATACAACGTAAGATATCTATGCTCACTTTTTCACACATATGTGCGCAGAGACTGAAACAACCATCGGGAGCAATTTGGGGTCCAGTATCTCCAGCCCAAGGACACAACATGCAGCCAGAACTGGAGAACGAACCACGAACCTTTCGATTAGTGCACGACCTGCACTACCTCCTCAACCACAGCCATCccattttaactgttttgtctGCTTTATAGTAAAATTGGAGAGGAGCAGTCACCAGAAGATGCAGAGGATGGCCCACCTGAGCTACTGGTGAGTCTAATTGAAGCCTGCTGATTTCTCTATTATTGATAACATAATCTTAACATAATAATGACATTgatggcttttcttttttttagtttatccATGGAGGCCACACGGCCAAAATCTCTGACTTCTCCTGGAACCCCAACGAGCCCTGGGTCATCTGCTCTGTGTCTGAAGACAACATTATGCAAGTTTGGCAAATGGTAAGACAACTAAGACCACATCTTTCTAATGCACTGTAACTATCTATAACTATAGAGTTagctttgtattgttttgtcatAGAGGAAGTTAATTCTCCTCAACAATGTGCAAGATACATTTTGCAGCAACATATTCAGCTAGTGACTGCAAAGAGAAAGTCTCAGTCAAGATCgatttttcatttaacatttggAGTGAATGTATCAGGGCCAAGtgatcaaaagaaagaaaggtgacAGTGAGAAGTCCTCTAACCCAAATGTCTGTTTACTTTTTTCACTTTGCGATACCTTCTCATACTATTAAAACTTCCATCTTTCCTGTAAGACTGTACTGTGATAGATGTAAGAAAAGCTAGCAGATAAGCGTGTGGTAGTCTTGTCTTGATAAGATTTGACTCTTGCTACAGGCAGCCCTTGCTGACATAAAAAAATTTCACTGATTTGACAGTATGGCCGAGTGAATGACACACTGATTCTCCTTTTAGGCTGAGAACATCTACAATGATGAAGATCCAGAGGGTACAACAGACCCTGAAGCCACAGCATAACAGTACACAGTACTACCTGCTGTGTATCTCAACCTAAAACCTCATCACA comes from Scatophagus argus isolate fScaArg1 chromosome 17, fScaArg1.pri, whole genome shotgun sequence and encodes:
- the rbbp4 gene encoding histone-binding protein RBBP4 isoform X2, producing MADKEGAFDDAVEERVINEEYKIWKKNTPFLYDLVMTHALEWPSLTAQWLPDVSRPEGKDYSVHRLVLGTHTSDEQNHLVIASVQLPNDDAQFDASHYDSEKGEFGGFGSVSGKIEIEIKISHEGEVNRARYMPQNPCIIATKTPTSDVLVFDYTKHPSKPDASGECRPDLRLRGHQKEGYGLSWNPNLSGSLLSASDDHTVCLWDISAVPKEGKIVDAKTIFTGHTAVVEDVSWHLLHESLFGSVADDQKLMIWDTRSNNTSKPSHAVDAHTAEVNCLSFNPYSEFILASGSADKTVALWDLRNLKLKLHSFESHKDEIFQVQWSPHNETILASSGTDRRLNVWDLSKIGEEQSPEDAEDGPPELLFIHGGHTAKISDFSWNPNEPWVICSVSEDNIMQVWQMAENIYNDEDPEGTTDPEATA
- the rbbp4 gene encoding histone-binding protein RBBP4 isoform X1, with the protein product MADKEAGAFDDAVEERVINEEYKIWKKNTPFLYDLVMTHALEWPSLTAQWLPDVSRPEGKDYSVHRLVLGTHTSDEQNHLVIASVQLPNDDAQFDASHYDSEKGEFGGFGSVSGKIEIEIKISHEGEVNRARYMPQNPCIIATKTPTSDVLVFDYTKHPSKPDASGECRPDLRLRGHQKEGYGLSWNPNLSGSLLSASDDHTVCLWDISAVPKEGKIVDAKTIFTGHTAVVEDVSWHLLHESLFGSVADDQKLMIWDTRSNNTSKPSHAVDAHTAEVNCLSFNPYSEFILASGSADKTVALWDLRNLKLKLHSFESHKDEIFQVQWSPHNETILASSGTDRRLNVWDLSKIGEEQSPEDAEDGPPELLFIHGGHTAKISDFSWNPNEPWVICSVSEDNIMQVWQMAENIYNDEDPEGTTDPEATA